The following proteins are encoded in a genomic region of Alosa alosa isolate M-15738 ecotype Scorff River chromosome 10, AALO_Geno_1.1, whole genome shotgun sequence:
- the cry3b gene encoding cryptochrome circadian regulator 3b produces the protein MTVNSIHWFRKGLRLHDNPALLEAVQGADTLRCVYFLDPWFAGSSSVGVNRWRFLLQCLEDLDASLRKLNSRLFVIRGQPANIFPRLFKEWKISRLTFECDSEPFGKERDAAIKKLASEAGVEVNVKTSHTLYNLDKIIELNGGQPPLTYKRFQTLVSTMDPPDPPQKPLSKALMGRCTTPVSENHQEKYGVPLLEELGFDTEGLCPVVWPGGETEALTRIEKQFGKDSASTMEEIFQRPKLNSSLLVASPLGLSPYLRFGCLSCRLFYSRLTELYKKVNKNPNYDKLLWREFFYTAATNNPRFDKMEGNPICIRIPWDKNPEALAKWAEAKTGFPWIDAIMTQLRQEGWIHHLSRHAVACFLTRGDLWISWEEGMKVFEELLLDADWSMNAGSWMCHSCSSFFQQFFHCYCPVGFGRRIDPNGDFIRRYLPVLRDFPTKYIFDPWNAPEDVQVASKCIVGVDYPKPMVNHAEASRLNIERMRQIYQQLSRYRGLSLLATVPSSHGEDVNVNGLKGVVAPSSGKRRRGSGHGSRRDHRSGEEHAGPSGVKHRSAGAAETLNCCGKAQSGHGVAGAQGQGDFSHFVIPQQPYRLSRLGSGGSGKRERESEQEAGVDNGLPTSALKVQWHSNVKNAAQQEERMTMSS, from the exons GTTCCTGCTGCAGTGTCTGGAGGATCTGGACGCCAGCCTGCGCAAGCTAAACTCGCGTCTGTTTGTCATCCGAGGCCAGCCGGCCAACATCTTTCCCCGTCTCTTCAAG GAGTGGAAGATCTCCCGACTGACCTTCGAGTGTGACTCAGAACCATTCGGGAAGGAGCGAGATGCAGCCATCAAGAAGCTGGCGTCAGAGGCCGGGGTGGAAGTCAACGTCAAGACCTCCcacacactttacaacttggacAA GATTATTGAACTAAATGGTGGTCAGCCTCCTCTCACCTACAAACGATTTCAGACACTGGTCAGCACCATGGACCCCCCTGACCCACCTCAGAAGCCGCTCAGCAAGGCCTTGATGGGCAGGTGCACCACGCCTGTGTCTGAAAACCACCAGGAGAAATATGGAGTCCCCTTACTGGAGGAGCTAG GTTTCGACACAGAAGGCTTGTGTCCTGTTGTGTGGCCTGGAGGAGAGACGGAGGCTTTGACCAGGATAGAGAAGCAGTTTGGAAAGGATTCGGCTTCA ACGATGGAGGAGATCTTTCAGAGGCCCAAACTGAACAGCAGCCTGCTGGTGGCAAGTCCTCTTGGCCTGAGCCCATACTTGCGCTTCGGCTGCCTGTCCTGCCGCCTGTTCTACTCCAGACTCACCGAGCTCTACAAAAAG GTGAATAAGAACCCTAACTACGACAAGCTGCTGTGGCGTGAGTTCTTTTACACTGCGGCCACCAACAACCCACGCTTTGATAAGATGGAGGGCAACCCAATCTGCATCCGCATCCCCTGGGACAAGAACCCCGAGGCGCTGGCCAAATGGGCCGAGGCCAAGACGGGCTTCCCCTGGATCGACGCCATCATGACCCAGCTGCGGCAGGAGGGCTGGATCCACCACCTGTCCCGCCACGCTGTGGCCTGCTTCCTGACCAGAGGAGACCTGTGGATCAGCTGGGAGGAGGGCATGAAG GTGTTTGAGGAGTTGTTGCTGGACGCTGACTGGAGTATGAATGCGGGCAGCTGGATGTGCCACTCCTGCAGCTCCTTCTTCCAGCAGTTCTTCCACTGCTACTGCCCGGTGGGCTTCGGCCGCCGCATCGACCCCAACGGGGATTTCATTCG ACGCTATTTACCTGTCCTCCGAGATTTCCCTACCAAGTACATCTTCGACCCGTGGAACGCCCCCGAGGACGTGCAGGTGGCGTCCAAGTGCATTGTGGGAGTCGACTACCCCAAGCCCATGGTGAACCACGCTGAGGCCAGTCGCCTCAACATTGAGAGGATGAGGCAGATCTACCAGCAGCTCTCGCGCTACAGAGGCCTCA GCTTGCTGGCGACTGTACCGTCCAGCCACGGGGAGGATGTCAATGTGAACGGGCTCAAAGGAGTGGTAGCGCCCTCCTCTGGCAAAAGGCGTCGCGGGAGTGGACATG GCAGCCGCAGGGACCACCGGTCAGGGGAGGAGCACGCTGGACCCAGCGGAGTGAAGCACCGCAGTGCGGGAGCCGCAGAGACTCTGA ACTGTTGTGGGAAAGCCCAGTCTGGCCATGGAGTAGCTGGCGCACAGGGCCAGGGAGACTTCTCCCATTTTGTCATTCCACAGCAACCAT ACCGACTAAGCCGCCTGGGTAGCGGTGGCTCGGGGAAGAGAGAGCGCGAGTCGGAACAGGAAGCTGGCGTTGATAACGGTTTGCCAACGTCAGCCCTCAAGGTCCAGTGGCACAGCAATGTG AAGAATGCAGCTCAGCAGGAGGAAAGAATGACTATGTCATCATGA